From one Neovison vison isolate M4711 chromosome 1, ASM_NN_V1, whole genome shotgun sequence genomic stretch:
- the NHSL1 gene encoding NHS-like protein 1 isoform X3, translated as MFCLKAVSNLDEESRWTVHYTAPWHQQENVFLPTTRPPCVEDLHRQAKLNLKSVLRECDKLRRDGYRSSQYYSQGPTFAANASPLCDDYQDEDEETDQKCSISSSEEERLISIRRPKTPTSSDFSDLNTQTNWTKSLPLPTPEEKMRQQAQTVQADVVPINITGENFDRQASLRRSLIYTDTLVRRPKKVKRRKTITGIPDNIQKELASGTGQDDVGGHSVYTPDHYSTLGRLDSSRSAGQRSETRDSSCQTEEVKVVPPSMRRIRAQKGQGIAAQMSHFSGSSGNMSVLSDSAGIVFPSRLNSDAGFHSLPRSGARASVQSLEPRLGALGPTEDLDGPYAYHCDHPQVDENLGHLGGASRTGMLLRPKSQELRPFENVISPACVVSPHATYSTSIIPNATLSSSSEMIIIHTAQSSGQLDSKITSSSSYTKIKSRDHLLSRHASKEDHQPPSGNWTEGHPSILSQALDPHSPGATTLLSLCDSAVSLNMPAHQENGSQAMSCNYKNHLSSPAHAQDVDGKSESSYSGGTGPGSSEPWEYSASGNGQASPLKAHGATGYSTPGSNVSSCSLDQTSTKDDARSLYSEEHDGYYTSMQPDPGRRSGNQNGSDGFGNPRHSVVNVFDGRAQKNQGDRSHFRDKSLSRNISLKKAKKPPLPPSRTDSLRRIPKKGVQSNGQALNESLIASLQHSLQLNLPGKGGSSPSQSPCSDFEEPWLPRSRSQSTVSGGSSMTSATTPNVYSLCGATPSQSDTSSVKSEYTDPWGYYIDYTGMQEDPGHAGGGCSAGSGAPAGNGPVHHVHEGARTVMPQVPGGSVKPKITSPEKSHRVTSPSSGYSSQSNTPTALTPVPVFLKSASPANGKGKTKPKVPERKSSLISSVSISSSSTSLSSNTSTEGGGTMKKLDSVLASPPAAAPLPSPPSPCPADQSPFLPPPPPLADSPNGSLPQSPLFPPPPPEVLTPFSPPTSACFPPPHRALSPLTLGAPASLPPAPASGPSSVPPPAPPLDPKWMKDARPSLKKSGQPECSREAFRQPPNKEEGGRPPMPLITTEALQMVQLRPVKKNSGTEQALLDEQVSQEKLTPVVPQYHLKPSAFMKSRNSINEMESESQPASVTSSPPTPAKSLSQGHQDSAAERGLPSRSPGSAGESEPGPDPRAAPLQEPPGPSPSRKPPPISKKPKLFLVVPPPQRDFRAEPAENVSGASPIPTRGEATESCRARAGAEETGSGSLVLEGGAAGSASPDRVKANVPMVQPDVSPAPTREEPGAENGADGGGSVESCLSLQDGGPGVPEPDTAGSSSEASDFLREEGSDEVMTPSRPRTTEDLFAAIHRSKRKVLGRKDSDDDHSRNHSPSPPVTPTGAAPSLASPKQVGSIQRSVRKSSTSSDNFKALLLKKGSRSDTSARMSAAEMLKNTDPRFQRSRSEPSPDTPESPSSCSPSKNRRAQEEWAKNEGLMPRSLSFSGPRYGRSRTPPSAASSRFSVRNRIQSSPMTVISEGEGEALEPVDNRARWALDTARGCSLDGLEGGETDRGSLLCGGEPAASLQVQGPSPTDGPVRAEGTDPAEQSGGPLREES; from the exons tgttctatttcttcatcAGAAGAAGAAAGACTTATTTCCATCAGGAGACCTAAAACGCCAACCTCAAGTGACTTCTCTGACCTTAATACTCAAACAAATTGGACCAAGTCACTTCCCTTGCCAACACCAGAAGAGAAGATGCGACAGCAAGCCCAGACGGTCCAGGCTGATGTGGTTCCCATTAACATAACTG GGGAGAATTTCGATCGCCAGGCCAGCCTTCGGCGGTCTCTAATTTACACAGACACTCTGGTAAGACGACCGAAGAAAGTCAAAAGGAGAAAGACTATTACAGGAATCCCTGACAACATACAGAAGGAGCTAG CATCAGGCACGGGCCAAGATGATGTTGGGGGTCACTCAGTATACACCCCAGACCACTACTCTACACTAGGAAGGCTTGATAGCTCTCGGTCTGCGGGGCAACGCTCAGAAACCAGGGACTCCAGCTGTCAGACTGAGGAAGTGAAAGTTGTACCACCTTCCATGAGAAGAATCAGGGCACAGAAGGGGCAAGGCATTGCTGCCCAGATGAGCCACTTCTCAGGCTCCTCTGGGAACATGTCTGTGTTGAGCGATTCTGCGGGCATTGTATTCCCTTCCCGCCTCAACAGTGATGCTGGTTTCCACAGTCTCCCACGTTCTGGGGCGAGGGCGAGTGTTCAGTCCCTGGAGCCACGGCTGGGTGCCCTGGGCCCCACAGAAGACCTGGATGGCCCTTACGCCTACCACTGCGATCACCCACAAGTAGATGAAAACTTAGGACATTTAGGAGGAGCCTCAAGGACTGGAATGCTTTTGAGGCCCAAGTCCCAGGAGCTGAGGCCTTTTGAGAATGTAATCAGCCCAGCATGTGTGGTCTCTCCTCACGCCACCTACTCCACCAGCATCATCCCAAATGCCACACTCTCTTCCTCCTCGGAGATGATTATTATTCACACTGCTCAGAGTTCAGGACAGCTGGACAGCAAAATTACCAGCTCCTCctcgtacacaaagataaaatccagAGACCACCTCCTCTCCAGGCATGCTAGTAAAGAGGACCATCAGCCTCCCAGTGGGAACTGGACAGAGGGTCACCCCAGCATTCTTTCACAGGCCTTAGATCCCCATTCCCCCGGTGCAACCACGCTGTTGTCGCTCTGTGACTCAGCGGTCTCTCTTAATATGCCAGCACATCAGGAGAATGGATCCCAAGCCATGAGCTGTAACTATAAAAACCACCTGAGCTCTCCAGCCCATGCCCAGGACGTGGATGGCAAGAGTGAGTCCAGTTACTCAGGAGGTACGGGGCCCGGCAGCTCCGAGCCCTGGGAATATAGTGCCTCTGGTAACGGGCAGGCATCCCCATTGAAGGCACATGGGGCAACTGGCTACTCCACTCCCGGGAGTAACGTGAGCAGCTGCAGTTTGGACCAGACATCCACCAAAGATGATGCCAGGTCCCTGTATTCAGAGGAGCACGATGGCTACTACACGTCTATGCAGCCTGACCCGGGACGCAGATCTGGAAACCAGAACGGTAGTGATGGCTTTGGGAACCCCAGGCACAGTGTGGTCAACGTGTTTGATGGGAGAGCTCAGAAAAACCAAGGGGACCGGTCACATTTCCGTGACAAGTCTCTCTCGCGGAATATCTCTCTGAAAAAAGCGAAGAAGCCGCCTCTGCCACCTTCGAGGACGGACTCCCTGCGCAGGATTCCCAAGAAAGGCGTCCAGTCAAACGGGCAGGCGCTGAACGAGAGCCTGATCGCCTCCCTCCAGCACTCGCTGCAGCTGAACCTCCCGGGCAAGGGCGGCAGCTCGCCCTCGCAGAGCCCCTGCAGTGACTTCGAAGAGCCTTGGCTGCCTCGCTCCCGCAGCCAGAGCACGGTGAGCGGGGGCAGCAGCATGACCTCGGCCACCACCCCCAATGTCTACTCCCTGTGCGGGGCCACGCCGTCGCAGAGCGACACGAGCAGCGTCAAGTCGGAGTACACGGACCCTTGGGGTTACTACATTGACTACACCGGCATGCAGGAAGACCCCGGGCACGCTGGCGGGGGCTGCTCGGCCGGCAGCGGGGCGCCGGCCGGGAACGGGCCAGTCCACCATGTCCACGAGGGAGCCAGGACCGTGATGCCCCAAGTGCCTGGTGGCTCCGTCAAACCAAAGATCACATCGCCGGAGAAATCCCACAGGGTCACTTCTCCGTCCAGTGGGTATTCCAGCCAGTCCAACACACCCACAGCACTCACCCCCGTGCCTGTGTTTTTAAAGTCAGCGTCACCAGCAAACGGGAAGGGGAAGACCAAGCCCAAGGTGCCAGAAAGGAAGTCCTCTCTGATATCTTCAGTCTCCATCTCCTCCTCGTCCACGTCTCTGTCTTCCAACACTTCCACGGAAGGGGGCGGGACCATGAAGAAGCTGGATTCGGTGCTGGCGTCTCCCCCTGCCGctgcccctcttccttctcctccctcaccaTGTCCTGCGGACcagtctcctttccttcctcctcccccgcctTTAGCGGATTCCCCCAACGgctctctgcctcagtctcccctcttcccccctccGCCGCCAGAAGTTCtcactcccttctctccccccaccagcGCGTGCTTTCCTCCTCCTCACAGGGCACTTAGCCCCCTTACTCTGGGTGCCCCTGCTTCCCTGCCACCTGCCCCCGCTTCCGGACCCTCCTCAGTTCCCCCGCCTGCCCCACCCCTTGaccccaaatggatgaaagatgccaggccttctttgaaaaaatctGGCCAGCCAGAATGCTCCCGGGAGGCCTTCCGGCAGCCTCCTAACAAGGAGGAGGGCGGCAGACCCCCCATGCCCCTGATAACCACTGAAGCGTTGCAGATGGTACAGTTGAGGCCCGTGAAAAAGAACTCAGGAACCGAGCAAGCACTGTTAGATGAACAAGTATCTCAGGAAAAACTAACTCCGGTTGTTCCCCAGTATCATTTAAAGCCATCTGCTTTCATGAAATCCCGAAATAGCATAAATGAAATGGAGAGTGAAAGCCAGCCTGCCTCTGTGACAAGCTCGCCGCCGACTCCTGCCAAGAGCTTGAGTCAGGGTCACCAGGACAGTGCAGCCGAGCGTGGCCTCCCGAGCCGCAGCCCGGGCAGCGCCGGGGAGTCAGAGCCTGGGCCAGACCCCAGGGCCGCCCcgctgcaggagccccccggcccttCACCCAGCAGGAAGCCGCCCCCCATTTCTAAGAAGCCCAAACTGTTCCTCGTGGTGCCGCCTCCGCAGAGAGATTTCAGAGCGGAGCCCGCGGAGAACGTGAGCGGAGCATCACCCATTCCCACGAGGGGAGAGGCAACAGAGAGTTGTAGAGCCAGGGCTGGTGCTGAGGAGACGGGCTCTGGCAGCTTGGTTCTCGAGGGAGGAGCCGCAGGATCCGCGTCCCCGGATAGAGTGAAAGCCAATGTCCCCATGGTGCAGCCCGATGTCTCGCCAGCCCCCACGCGGGAGGAGCCAGGTGCCGAGAACGGTGCAGACGGTGGAGGCAGCGTGGAGAGCTGCCTGTCGCTCCAGGACGGAGGGC CTGGGGTGCCAGAGCCTGACACAGCTGGTTCTTCCTCTGAAGCCAGTGACTTCCTTAGGGAAGAAGGGAGTGATGAGGTGATGACCCCCAGTAGACCCCGGACCACAGAAGACCTTTTTGCAGCTATTCACAG ATCCAAGAGGAAAGTCCTCGGCCGTAAAGATTCAGATGACGATCACTCCCGGAAccattctccttcccctccagtgACACCCACCGGTGCTGCCCCCAGCCTGGCATCCCCAAAACAAGTGGGGTCAATTCAGAGAAGCGTCCGTAAAAGCAGCACCAGCAGTGACAACTTCAAAGCTCTGCTGCTAAAAAAGGGGAGTCGCTCAGACACCAGTGCCCGCATGTCTGCAGCCGAGATGCTAAAGAACACAGACCCTAGATTCCAGAGGTCAAGGTCAGAGCCTTCGCCAGACACCCCCGAGAGCCCATCCAGCTGCTCCCCAAGCAAGAACAGAAGGGCCCAGGAGGAGTGGGCCAAGAATGAAGGCTTGATGCCTCGGAGTCTGTCCTTTTCCGGCCCCCGGTACGGCCGCAGTCGGACCCCACCTTCTGCCGCCAGCAGCAGGTTCAGCGTGCGGAACCGGATCCAGAGCAGCCCCATGACCGTTATCTCGGAAGGCGAAGGGGAGGCCCTGGAGCCGGTAGACAACAGGGCTCGTTGGGCCCTGGACACGGCAAGGGGGTGTTCCCTGGATGGACTGGAAGGGGGTGAAACGGACCGGGGCAGCCTGCTCTGTGGTGGGGAGCCCGCCGCCTCCCTGCAGGTGCAGGGTCCCAGCCCCACAGATGGGCCAGTCCGCGCCGAGGGCACAGATCCAGCAGAACAGAGTGGAGGTCCTCTGCGGGAAGAGAGCTAG
- the NHSL1 gene encoding NHS-like protein 1 isoform X5 — protein sequence MVAFINAKIKSLIKLFKKKTVSNLDEESRWTVHYTAPWHQQENVFLPTTRPPCVEDLHRQAKLNLKSVLRECDKLRRDGYRSSQYYSQGPTFAANASPLCDDYQDEDEETDQKCSISSSEEERLISIRRPKTPTSSDFSDLNTQTNWTKSLPLPTPEEKMRQQAQTVQADVVPINITGENFDRQASLRRSLIYTDTLVRRPKKVKRRKTITGIPDNIQKELASGTGQDDVGGHSVYTPDHYSTLGRLDSSRSAGQRSETRDSSCQTEEVKVVPPSMRRIRAQKGQGIAAQMSHFSGSSGNMSVLSDSAGIVFPSRLNSDAGFHSLPRSGARASVQSLEPRLGALGPTEDLDGPYAYHCDHPQVDENLGHLGGASRTGMLLRPKSQELRPFENVISPACVVSPHATYSTSIIPNATLSSSSEMIIIHTAQSSGQLDSKITSSSSYTKIKSRDHLLSRHASKEDHQPPSGNWTEGHPSILSQALDPHSPGATTLLSLCDSAVSLNMPAHQENGSQAMSCNYKNHLSSPAHAQDVDGKSESSYSGGTGPGSSEPWEYSASGNGQASPLKAHGATGYSTPGSNVSSCSLDQTSTKDDARSLYSEEHDGYYTSMQPDPGRRSGNQNGSDGFGNPRHSVVNVFDGRAQKNQGDRSHFRDKSLSRNISLKKAKKPPLPPSRTDSLRRIPKKGVQSNGQALNESLIASLQHSLQLNLPGKGGSSPSQSPCSDFEEPWLPRSRSQSTVSGGSSMTSATTPNVYSLCGATPSQSDTSSVKSEYTDPWGYYIDYTGMQEDPGHAGGGCSAGSGAPAGNGPVHHVHEGARTVMPQVPGGSVKPKITSPEKSHRVTSPSSGYSSQSNTPTALTPVPVFLKSASPANGKGKTKPKVPERKSSLISSVSISSSSTSLSSNTSTEGGGTMKKLDSVLASPPAAAPLPSPPSPCPADQSPFLPPPPPLADSPNGSLPQSPLFPPPPPEVLTPFSPPTSACFPPPHRALSPLTLGAPASLPPAPASGPSSVPPPAPPLDPKWMKDARPSLKKSGQPECSREAFRQPPNKEEGGRPPMPLITTEALQMVQLRPVKKNSGTEQALLDEQVSQEKLTPVVPQYHLKPSAFMKSRNSINEMESESQPASVTSSPPTPAKSLSQGHQDSAAERGLPSRSPGSAGESEPGPDPRAAPLQEPPGPSPSRKPPPISKKPKLFLVVPPPQRDFRAEPAENVSGASPIPTRGEATESCRARAGAEETGSGSLVLEGGAAGSASPDRVKANVPMVQPDVSPAPTREEPGAENGADGGGSVESCLSLQDGGPGVPEPDTAGSSSEASDFLREEGSDEVMTPSRPRTTEDLFAAIHRSKRKVLGRKDSDDDHSRNHSPSPPVTPTGAAPSLASPKQVGSIQRSVRKSSTSSDNFKALLLKKGSRSDTSARMSAAEMLKNTDPRFQRSRSEPSPDTPESPSSCSPSKNRRAQEEWAKNEGLMPRSLSFSGPRYGRSRTPPSAASSRFSVRNRIQSSPMTVISEGEGEALEPVDNRARWALDTARGCSLDGLEGGETDRGSLLCGGEPAASLQVQGPSPTDGPVRAEGTDPAEQSGGPLREES from the exons tgttctatttcttcatcAGAAGAAGAAAGACTTATTTCCATCAGGAGACCTAAAACGCCAACCTCAAGTGACTTCTCTGACCTTAATACTCAAACAAATTGGACCAAGTCACTTCCCTTGCCAACACCAGAAGAGAAGATGCGACAGCAAGCCCAGACGGTCCAGGCTGATGTGGTTCCCATTAACATAACTG GGGAGAATTTCGATCGCCAGGCCAGCCTTCGGCGGTCTCTAATTTACACAGACACTCTGGTAAGACGACCGAAGAAAGTCAAAAGGAGAAAGACTATTACAGGAATCCCTGACAACATACAGAAGGAGCTAG CATCAGGCACGGGCCAAGATGATGTTGGGGGTCACTCAGTATACACCCCAGACCACTACTCTACACTAGGAAGGCTTGATAGCTCTCGGTCTGCGGGGCAACGCTCAGAAACCAGGGACTCCAGCTGTCAGACTGAGGAAGTGAAAGTTGTACCACCTTCCATGAGAAGAATCAGGGCACAGAAGGGGCAAGGCATTGCTGCCCAGATGAGCCACTTCTCAGGCTCCTCTGGGAACATGTCTGTGTTGAGCGATTCTGCGGGCATTGTATTCCCTTCCCGCCTCAACAGTGATGCTGGTTTCCACAGTCTCCCACGTTCTGGGGCGAGGGCGAGTGTTCAGTCCCTGGAGCCACGGCTGGGTGCCCTGGGCCCCACAGAAGACCTGGATGGCCCTTACGCCTACCACTGCGATCACCCACAAGTAGATGAAAACTTAGGACATTTAGGAGGAGCCTCAAGGACTGGAATGCTTTTGAGGCCCAAGTCCCAGGAGCTGAGGCCTTTTGAGAATGTAATCAGCCCAGCATGTGTGGTCTCTCCTCACGCCACCTACTCCACCAGCATCATCCCAAATGCCACACTCTCTTCCTCCTCGGAGATGATTATTATTCACACTGCTCAGAGTTCAGGACAGCTGGACAGCAAAATTACCAGCTCCTCctcgtacacaaagataaaatccagAGACCACCTCCTCTCCAGGCATGCTAGTAAAGAGGACCATCAGCCTCCCAGTGGGAACTGGACAGAGGGTCACCCCAGCATTCTTTCACAGGCCTTAGATCCCCATTCCCCCGGTGCAACCACGCTGTTGTCGCTCTGTGACTCAGCGGTCTCTCTTAATATGCCAGCACATCAGGAGAATGGATCCCAAGCCATGAGCTGTAACTATAAAAACCACCTGAGCTCTCCAGCCCATGCCCAGGACGTGGATGGCAAGAGTGAGTCCAGTTACTCAGGAGGTACGGGGCCCGGCAGCTCCGAGCCCTGGGAATATAGTGCCTCTGGTAACGGGCAGGCATCCCCATTGAAGGCACATGGGGCAACTGGCTACTCCACTCCCGGGAGTAACGTGAGCAGCTGCAGTTTGGACCAGACATCCACCAAAGATGATGCCAGGTCCCTGTATTCAGAGGAGCACGATGGCTACTACACGTCTATGCAGCCTGACCCGGGACGCAGATCTGGAAACCAGAACGGTAGTGATGGCTTTGGGAACCCCAGGCACAGTGTGGTCAACGTGTTTGATGGGAGAGCTCAGAAAAACCAAGGGGACCGGTCACATTTCCGTGACAAGTCTCTCTCGCGGAATATCTCTCTGAAAAAAGCGAAGAAGCCGCCTCTGCCACCTTCGAGGACGGACTCCCTGCGCAGGATTCCCAAGAAAGGCGTCCAGTCAAACGGGCAGGCGCTGAACGAGAGCCTGATCGCCTCCCTCCAGCACTCGCTGCAGCTGAACCTCCCGGGCAAGGGCGGCAGCTCGCCCTCGCAGAGCCCCTGCAGTGACTTCGAAGAGCCTTGGCTGCCTCGCTCCCGCAGCCAGAGCACGGTGAGCGGGGGCAGCAGCATGACCTCGGCCACCACCCCCAATGTCTACTCCCTGTGCGGGGCCACGCCGTCGCAGAGCGACACGAGCAGCGTCAAGTCGGAGTACACGGACCCTTGGGGTTACTACATTGACTACACCGGCATGCAGGAAGACCCCGGGCACGCTGGCGGGGGCTGCTCGGCCGGCAGCGGGGCGCCGGCCGGGAACGGGCCAGTCCACCATGTCCACGAGGGAGCCAGGACCGTGATGCCCCAAGTGCCTGGTGGCTCCGTCAAACCAAAGATCACATCGCCGGAGAAATCCCACAGGGTCACTTCTCCGTCCAGTGGGTATTCCAGCCAGTCCAACACACCCACAGCACTCACCCCCGTGCCTGTGTTTTTAAAGTCAGCGTCACCAGCAAACGGGAAGGGGAAGACCAAGCCCAAGGTGCCAGAAAGGAAGTCCTCTCTGATATCTTCAGTCTCCATCTCCTCCTCGTCCACGTCTCTGTCTTCCAACACTTCCACGGAAGGGGGCGGGACCATGAAGAAGCTGGATTCGGTGCTGGCGTCTCCCCCTGCCGctgcccctcttccttctcctccctcaccaTGTCCTGCGGACcagtctcctttccttcctcctcccccgcctTTAGCGGATTCCCCCAACGgctctctgcctcagtctcccctcttcccccctccGCCGCCAGAAGTTCtcactcccttctctccccccaccagcGCGTGCTTTCCTCCTCCTCACAGGGCACTTAGCCCCCTTACTCTGGGTGCCCCTGCTTCCCTGCCACCTGCCCCCGCTTCCGGACCCTCCTCAGTTCCCCCGCCTGCCCCACCCCTTGaccccaaatggatgaaagatgccaggccttctttgaaaaaatctGGCCAGCCAGAATGCTCCCGGGAGGCCTTCCGGCAGCCTCCTAACAAGGAGGAGGGCGGCAGACCCCCCATGCCCCTGATAACCACTGAAGCGTTGCAGATGGTACAGTTGAGGCCCGTGAAAAAGAACTCAGGAACCGAGCAAGCACTGTTAGATGAACAAGTATCTCAGGAAAAACTAACTCCGGTTGTTCCCCAGTATCATTTAAAGCCATCTGCTTTCATGAAATCCCGAAATAGCATAAATGAAATGGAGAGTGAAAGCCAGCCTGCCTCTGTGACAAGCTCGCCGCCGACTCCTGCCAAGAGCTTGAGTCAGGGTCACCAGGACAGTGCAGCCGAGCGTGGCCTCCCGAGCCGCAGCCCGGGCAGCGCCGGGGAGTCAGAGCCTGGGCCAGACCCCAGGGCCGCCCcgctgcaggagccccccggcccttCACCCAGCAGGAAGCCGCCCCCCATTTCTAAGAAGCCCAAACTGTTCCTCGTGGTGCCGCCTCCGCAGAGAGATTTCAGAGCGGAGCCCGCGGAGAACGTGAGCGGAGCATCACCCATTCCCACGAGGGGAGAGGCAACAGAGAGTTGTAGAGCCAGGGCTGGTGCTGAGGAGACGGGCTCTGGCAGCTTGGTTCTCGAGGGAGGAGCCGCAGGATCCGCGTCCCCGGATAGAGTGAAAGCCAATGTCCCCATGGTGCAGCCCGATGTCTCGCCAGCCCCCACGCGGGAGGAGCCAGGTGCCGAGAACGGTGCAGACGGTGGAGGCAGCGTGGAGAGCTGCCTGTCGCTCCAGGACGGAGGGC CTGGGGTGCCAGAGCCTGACACAGCTGGTTCTTCCTCTGAAGCCAGTGACTTCCTTAGGGAAGAAGGGAGTGATGAGGTGATGACCCCCAGTAGACCCCGGACCACAGAAGACCTTTTTGCAGCTATTCACAG ATCCAAGAGGAAAGTCCTCGGCCGTAAAGATTCAGATGACGATCACTCCCGGAAccattctccttcccctccagtgACACCCACCGGTGCTGCCCCCAGCCTGGCATCCCCAAAACAAGTGGGGTCAATTCAGAGAAGCGTCCGTAAAAGCAGCACCAGCAGTGACAACTTCAAAGCTCTGCTGCTAAAAAAGGGGAGTCGCTCAGACACCAGTGCCCGCATGTCTGCAGCCGAGATGCTAAAGAACACAGACCCTAGATTCCAGAGGTCAAGGTCAGAGCCTTCGCCAGACACCCCCGAGAGCCCATCCAGCTGCTCCCCAAGCAAGAACAGAAGGGCCCAGGAGGAGTGGGCCAAGAATGAAGGCTTGATGCCTCGGAGTCTGTCCTTTTCCGGCCCCCGGTACGGCCGCAGTCGGACCCCACCTTCTGCCGCCAGCAGCAGGTTCAGCGTGCGGAACCGGATCCAGAGCAGCCCCATGACCGTTATCTCGGAAGGCGAAGGGGAGGCCCTGGAGCCGGTAGACAACAGGGCTCGTTGGGCCCTGGACACGGCAAGGGGGTGTTCCCTGGATGGACTGGAAGGGGGTGAAACGGACCGGGGCAGCCTGCTCTGTGGTGGGGAGCCCGCCGCCTCCCTGCAGGTGCAGGGTCCCAGCCCCACAGATGGGCCAGTCCGCGCCGAGGGCACAGATCCAGCAGAACAGAGTGGAGGTCCTCTGCGGGAAGAGAGCTAG